In Aegilops tauschii subsp. strangulata cultivar AL8/78 chromosome 3, Aet v6.0, whole genome shotgun sequence, one genomic interval encodes:
- the LOC109760265 gene encoding uncharacterized protein yields the protein MASAAAAAAARANSLSRIFSSSSPTVKLPKHPENKRAPAPTPTPKPPAADADSIAGQKLPKPLGEQPAAKAESDADHKLPKPLDDILIALIRQRDPDTLVSEFVQASTVSSRFREWHRVYDVAVSRLTSFGRQDGIEAIIEAQKPFLETSNEGFATRLIRLYGRASMPSHAAATFHELPTQHKSTMTFNALLAAYAEAGDFDGLTAVFQEIPATHPSIVPSVYSYNILIRALCQKPDLSAALDVVLLMEKHGVSADNVTFNTLLNGFSNNGPTDEAEIVWEMMKERNLEPDAKCYNAKLRGWVAEGRIDDAAAVLERLEKDGPKPDTVSYNELIRGYLKAGRLQEAKKLYDDLVKNHCATNKGTYETLVPHLLQAGDLDCALRYCYEMFSRKRGCRVECGVLQDVVNALVDASRVEEAAKLVDIGRKKYYYLRKGLRMRGSGKGSELRAETDE from the coding sequence AtggcctccgccgccgccgccgccgccgcccgggcgAACAGCCTCTCCcgcatcttctcctcctcctcgccaacGGTAAAACTACCCAAGCATCCCGAGAACAAGCGCGCGccggcgccgacgccgacgccgaaacCGCCCGCCGCCGATGCTGACTCCATCGCGGGCCAGAAGCTCCCGAAGCCCCTCGGCGAACAGCCCGCCGCCAAAGCTGAGTCCGACGCGGACCACAAGCTCCCGAAGCCCCTTGACGATATCCTCATTGCCCTCATCCGGCAGCGCGACCCTGATACGCTGGTCTCCGAGTTCGTCCAAGCGTCAACCGTGTCGTCGCGCTTCCGCGAGTGGCACCGCGTGTACGATGTAGCGGTAAGCCGCCTCACTTCCTTTGGCCGCCAAGACGGCATCGAGGCCATCATCGAAGCGCAGAAGCCCTTCCTCGAGACCTCAAACGAGGGGTTCGCCACGCGCCTCATCCGCCTCTACGGCCGTGCCTCCATGCCATCCCACGCTGCCGCAACCTTCCATGAACTTCCCACGCAGCATAAATCCACCATGACATTCAACGCCCTTCTTGCAGCGTATGCAGAAGCCGGGGATTTCGACGGGCTCACTGCTGTATTCCAGGAGATCCCAGCCACCCACCCCTCGATTGTTCCCAGCGTATACTCTTATAACATACTCATCCGCGCATTGTGCCAGAAGCCTGACCTCTCAGCTGCTCTTGACGTTGTTCTTctcatggagaagcacggtgttTCAGCTGACAATGTTACTTTCAACACGCTGTTGAATGGGTTTTCTAACAATGGCCCCACGGATGAAGCAGAAATAGTATGGGAGATGATGAAGGAGAGGAATTTGGAGCCAGATGCAAAGTGCTACAATGCCAAGCTGCGGGGTTGGGTTGCAGAAGGGAGGATTGATGATGCAGCTGCTGTGCTTGAGAGGTTGGAGAAGGACGGGCCAAAACCCGATACAGTATCCTACAATGAGTTGATTCGAGGATATTTGAAAGCAGGGAGGTTACAGGAGGCCAAGAAGCTGTATGATGATTTGGTAAAAAATCACTGTGCCACAAATAAGGGAACATATGAGACTCTCGTGCCACACCTTCTGCAGGCTGGAGACCTGGATTGTGCACTAAGGTACTGCTATGAAATGTTTAGTCGTAAAAGGGGCTGTAGAGTGGAGTGTGGTGTGCTGCAGGATGTAGTGAATGCATTGGTAGATGCATCGAGGGTGGAGGAGGCTGCCAAGCTTGTTGATATCGGGCGGAAGAAGTACTACTACTTACGAAAGGGTTTGAGGATGCGAGGTAGTGGAAAAGGCAGTGAATTAAGAGCTGAAACTGATGAGTAA